From the genome of Lutra lutra chromosome 8, mLutLut1.2, whole genome shotgun sequence:
GACCATACATTCTCAGGACCAAGGGGTTGGGGTGGCGGTAAGGAGCCTTCAGTTGCCAGAGTCCAGCTGGGTCTCAAATCCTCTCAGTGACTTCATCCAACATGCTCGTTCTGCCAGCTGCACAGTGTCAAGAGGTATGAGAGTGAGGACATATACCCCAACCACTCACCAGTTACGCAGAGCCCTTCagcaaccttgcagccctggccTGGCTGGTGATCACTATTTCTGTTCTACCTGATGTGAAGGCCTCCAACCCACTATTATACTCCTACCACCTCTGCACTCCTTTATGTGCACGCACTGGCTAGGACTAGTTAGTGCCCTTGGGTGCTCTTTCTGACTTGTGCAGGACTGTTGACTAGTTTAGGCCCAGGAAAACCTGTGAACTTCTCCCCACCCAGTGTAATGAAACTAtactttcttcaaagaaatttgAATCTGTCTTGGAGATTCCATCCCCCTTCAAAATCATCCTTCCTAGATAAATCCTCCCTGGGTCTTAGGGTATCTCCTAAAGTTCTCTTATATCTTATGGTTACTTATTTATCATAAGTTAGCAATTCTTGACATTAAATTACCCTTGTTTAAATCACCATGTGGTTTGTGTCCTGATAGAACAGGTAGATATACCAATATAAAGAATGTAAGATAGAGCAGCAATACAGATCCTCTAGATATTAACAAATTAACAAGAGAGGGCTAGGAACAATGTTAAACCAATACATTTGACAACTTAGGTAAAATGGAAAAGTTATTTGAAAGATGTAAATTACAGAACTGacacataaagaaacagaaaatctgcaTACCTTTATTTCTGTTATAGAAATTGAATTAATACCTAAAAGTcctttcacaaagaaaatttcaaattaatgttgCCTCACTGGTGACTATCAAAAGGATAAATAATCCAGTCTTTCAGAGCACGTGAGGAAAGAACACTCTCTCACTCATTTtatgaaatgagaataaattGATACTAAtaccaagaaaagaaattacaagaatGAAAGTAttgaccaatatccctcatgatcATAGATATAAATGTCCATAACAATATATTAGCGAACAATAATTATCAACTAAAAGTGGTCAAGAAAATTTATTAGATGTGTTATAAAAGGAGGATACATGAATAGCCAATAGGCATATGTAAAGGAACTCAATATCATTTCACCAGGATATTCAAATTATAACTAAAATGAGTCACACACTCactagaatggctacaattagAATGTAAGTTGACAACATAAATCATGACAAGGATGGAGAGCAACTGGAAGTATCATATACTGCTGGCAGGCATGTGAAATGATATAACTATTTAGGAAAACATTCTGGCAGCTTCATATAAACACAGTTATCATGTCTTAATAATTGCTCTCCTAGTTATATacctgagaaaaatgaaaatatatatctcCAAAAATTATACACATGAAACTAGGACAGTAGCTACCTTTGGTTGAATCTTGACTACCAAAGGGTAAGAAAGAGTTGTTTTGATTGCTGGTAGTATTCTGTCTTTTTCTGGGTGGTGGCTtcaaatttgtatatatttgtaaagTTTAATTAACCAGCAAAATTTAATTTGCCTTTATTGTAAATGTGTTATTAAAGGTAAAACAGAtaaatttccagaaaaacaaacactaagTGAATTCATCACCAATATATctacactaaaagaaaaaataacaaagtgcTCTTTAtaaccaagaaaaataattacatgtattGATGTCATGAGTGATGAAatacagaataagaaaataagttgAAAAGTTAAATGCACATTGTCTATATaacactataataaaaatatcttgtggggtttaaatatatgaagaatttttaaaacaacaaatattccTGGAAAATTCACATCCTTGGATAACTGCTATAAAGACCAAGGTTGTTTTAGTAAATTTCCTATATGCTAGGGTTAAAAAATAGTGACATAATAAGTTCACTGGTTTCCCTAACACTTCAGAATCtctaaaaatgggcaaattagAATCTTACATCCTTTAAGTCCTTAAAAGAGTTAATCCAATTTAGAAGATATCAACTCGGATtttagcttttgaaaaaaaaaatctgagttttatCCAAACATCAAGTGTCCTCTACTTAAAGGTGATGGATacattcattatcttgattgtggtgatggtttcacaggtatcTGCATAGGTACAAATtcatcaagttgtatacattaaattgTGCAGTTTTCTGCAAatcagttatacttcaataaaactgtTCAGAAtagaataaacagaataaaacttTGGAACAtgagaacattttatttcacaaattcATTTTTAGGACTACTGTCTAAGAACTCTGTACCATTACAGAATTTTTAATCATCTATATTTGGGATGGCTCTAAGTTATGGAATTTTTTACTAAAgtatctatagtgtcatttgaTATTAGTTTCATGTATTAGATAACGTATCTGTACTTGACACTGGAAAAATATCAGAAGGTAGATTTTCATTTACAGGTTTAGAGAGGCCctgccaaattatttttctagtacGTTGATTCAGAGTAACTTCTGAAATGTCCAACATAGGCCTAGAAAGATATTCAGAGGAACTGGCAATGGGAAAGTAAAACTGGAAGGTGGACTTTTTTGTGTTAAAGAGAGCTAATTTCTCTCTTAAGCAGTATAAGCATACACTTTGTTAACTATAGGCTTAATGTTAAGCTAACcggttaagaaaaaaatcttagaaatatgatgaatatgtgaatattaggaaaaatatatactcCCTACTCTTCATATTTCTCTCCATGTGGAGGGGAATTCTTTTAAGAGTAAttttcaaaaggtaaaaacaatACAATATTCATACAATTATTCAACAAACATATGCAAAGTATTTTATTCAACTAGTTAAACAGTAAGATGGTAAGGCTGTTTGAAAGGAGAATTCAAGGAATAAACACTATATAATCAAATGATTATATCTATTAGATACTGAATTGATTAATATCCTATAGCACCATAAAACTGTAGTCTTTAGGATATCTTTTCTACTGAACAGAAATCTACAGTTAATGTGTTATTTCGAGGTTTGTGGACTTTAAGCAAAAAGTAAACCACAAAGTCAGATTCCTGTGTATTTtcctgaataattaaaaaatttttggatgAACTTGTAAAATAATGACATTGTAAAGATGGGCAGTCATTCTACTTTATTTCTAgggtttgaagatttttttcaataatttatttatgcAATTCTCCTGACACTCTCCTATCTCTCCTTCCACTGGTGTTGAAAAGACTTATCTGACAAGTAGAATTAGGGGGGTtgggtgggttttttggttttgattttatctctgtaacttttcttttttcccccctatttatttttattgtgggaaAAAGTGTATATCATAgaattcaccatttaaaaaattttaagaatacatacagttcagtggtactaagtatatttacattgttgTCCAGCCTTCACCACTATATAGCTACACTactttttccatcttcccaaactaaaactcTATACCCACGACAGGTAGATTTTGAACAAGGATCTGGGTATGCTAGATCTAtcctgttccttttcctctttcatgtTGTCTTTTCTACAGCTAGATTTAAAACTGCCTGAAGTCATTCAAAGAAGATATATCCCTGGTTGGTGGGGTAGATTTGGATCTAGTCCTGTCTATCCAATAGATATGACTAACTTGAGAATTTCTTATTGCAATGTTTAAAGCCATCTTTtcaataattctatttataataaaactggaattttaatatCCATTTACTTGCCTACTTTCTCTATCTAACTGACTTAGAAATCAAGGAAGGAATAAGGGTGGAATTCCTTCACAATCCCAACAATGGCAAGGAACCCAAATGCTTCTGTGAATATTATGTGGCATTACACATGGCAATATACTTccgttgtgatgagcactaggtgttatatgcaaccaatgaatcactcaacagtacaaaaaataataattattacatataattatatatatacatatatatatatacagatatttataaAACTGGTCTTTGCCTTAGAAATTCCTCTTCTGATAATTTATACTAAAGAAATAGatgatattaatataaaatagtatataatattataatggtTAAATATGGGAAGCTTTACCAAATAATGGCTTGTCCATAAAAAGAGtctaatgcagaaaaaaattgtgatgcaaatctatatttttatcatGGAAAAGTATTTATAGTTACCACTCAGAAATAGATTATATACTATTTTCAAGtatatttgcaaaatttttcCACTGAAAGTACAGACAAAGcaattttgttgtcttttgttcatattttgttaTCTCTGGGTTGAAGAGTAGccagaaatatcttttcatcAGAAAATTACTGTTTTGCCCTTACAATGCATCTAATAAAATTGTTGCACCTTATTGTCTCCAAGGACATGATTCCCACGGCTGCCTCTATTATATATTTTGCCAAAATGCAGTGCATATTAGAATCATTAGTTATGTTCAAACTTTGGTCACAGAGGACCCTTTCTTTACCCATATAGAGAGCTCCTTAACATCCATAACAGTCCAAGGTAACAAAACACTCATGTAACTTCACTGTGCAAAAGTCTATCTTTGCCCAGGGAAGTCAGAAATCATCTGTCAAAATCTTCTAAAATCATATTAGATTgctcatcatttaaaataaatgacagggATTTTTTTCAGGTTTGCTATATAAGAAATTTTTTCCTAGGTTTCAAGTGGAATAGAATCTTTAAGGAGAGTTTGTTGACAACTCAGAGAACACTAtctgcagtaaaaaaaaaaaattgtctgtgactgtgtatgtgtctgtgagGGGAGCATTTGTACACATATTTGACTCCACGTACACTTCCAGTTTCATCATGAGAACCATCACAATTACACAGTCACCTAGAGCCATGATTACCTCCCATAAGAGTAAGTATATTCTTATTTGgtaatttcagtttctttcttcattcaataTTCTAGTTCCTTGGTCTCTATAAAATATCAGACTGATCTATTCAAATATGAGATGGCAATAAATTAACTTGTATATCTCTGAATAAGCAAgtagttattttaaatgttatttccttgtagaaaaattaaattttaagggaTTTAACTCACTGGAGATATTTGATACACACATCAGTGGAGATGGGTCAATACTTGTTCACTCTTTTCATCTTTAGTATCTATACCAATACCAAACATATCATAGGTTctcaaaaaatatgttttgaattaATTCATAGAAATAGGAGGAACAAACAGAAATGACCTGGCCCACAACATCACACTTACCAATCAACATATATTTATACCAAGATGCACCTGTGCCTTCATCAGAGTGCCACATTATTAGCAATGTTGTTCTTAGCAAACAATGAGCTAATTATAAACACAAATACTCCTTGAACTACACGAAATTGAAAATACACCTGAATTAGAGTGGTTTACCAAGACATCCACTTAATATCCCAGGATCACAGAAGATAAGTGTTGGTgatcagaaagaaaggagagtttGGGAATCTGGGACTGTACTCTGAGTTAGAATGCAACAAGGAAGCACTGAGAACTTTAAGAAATTTTCTCAGTTTGGTTCAGAGGGTTCAATTCCTATATGACCCTGTTTAAAAGGGTGCCCAGTTATCAGTTACTTATTTCTCCCCTTGACCATAGATTAGTGCTACTTTTCCACAGAGATGCCTACAATCCGAGGTAATTTCCTATCTATAGGACTCTGATATTGTTTGATGTTACTGTCTTGATAGAATTAACATGCTTCAATTCACCAGACTTTAGAAAAGCACACTTCTATGTTTCTTGTTGGGTCCAGACTGCTAGAAATTAGTGAAACCATTCATATAACAAACTAATcgatttttccaaaagaaatcctCTTCTTTCTTGgactggagggggaaaaaaggacacaGACTCTTCATTTACAAAAGGAAATAGCTGTCCATATAATTAATAACCTACTGATAGttgagaaagaaatctgaaatacCTATTGCCTCATCCAAAATTGCAGTGTCAAAGAACTCAGCCCTTAGTATTTCTTTACAGAGCATTGAACAGGTTATCAGAGGCACCAAAATTCACAagatttataaaaaattcaagaaaggggtgcctggcttgctcagtcagttaagtcttctacccttgattttggctcaggccatgatctcagtgtgATGTGTTTGAGTCCCTCCTCAACTctagctgagcatggagcctgcgtgagattctctctccctctccttttacccctccccccatgctcacacacatgcctgctctctcattctctcactttctctttttctttcaataatgttcaaaataaaatttgtcaacACTGACAAGTTGGTCATAAGAGCTATCATAAGCTATCataaaagctaatgatgtactatgtggtgacataatataataaaaataatgataatgataataaagaaTAGTCATAGACTACAGTGGGAATATTAAGAGGAAAAGCTACTTCTATCTTAAAGGATTATGCATAGATTCCTAGTGAAATGTATACCTAACCGAAAACTTTGAAAGAGGGatagggagggaagagggtgCAAGTATAAAAATCACTAAAGACAAAAGGATTGGCATATAGGAATTTCCACAGATAATTTTAAGCACGTCCTTTTATGGGAACTGCTAGTAAATAACTGAACAAAATTGAATGAGGAGATGTGAAACCAGCAGACTGACTTTGTAGACTGTACTCTTTGTCACTATGAAAtactatctttctttttattgtactaTAACtaagtattatattagtttatattagtttatattagtttcaggtgtacaacataatgattcaacaatttgaTACGGtactctgtgttcatcaaggtaaATACTCTTACTCCCTTTATCTAGTTCACCCAGGTTCCACTCATCTCCCCTCTAGTTACCACCAGTCTGGCCCCTCTATTTAAGAATCggttttcttgtttgtctctttttttctttgttcattcatttgttgtttcttaaattccacagatgagtgaaatcatatggtatttgtctttctgtgactgacttatttcatttagcattatatcctgcagatccatccatgctgctgcagatggaaatatttcattcttttttaagcctgagtaatattccaatatatatcATAGTGGTATATGCATACTAGGATGGTAAGATAGTAGCCAGTGTAAGTATACTAGGAGACTAGAACAAGAAATTCTTTCAACTGTATAAATTAATACTGGAAATTTTAGAAAGATCTCCATATGCTCACtaagaaacttaaattttataatgaaGGCAAAAGGGAGAGATGGAAAGGATTAAAATTACTGCTTGGGTtacaaaaattccatttacaaactctgaaaacaatatataaaagtttattttttaattcaacttaGGATCAgtgtcttccctctctccctaattCCACCATCTATCTATCACATTCTCATGAATCATTACCATATATCTATTGCGGCCCTCAACCCAGCTTCGCCTTAATTCTGGTACATTTGCACACTTCTGATATTAAGAGGTAAAGAAATATCAGCATCCATCAGAGTTGGCATTACCAAAATATGCATCATCTTTTCAGGTCCTCAAATACCTATTTTGTCTCTACTACTTTGGGATCGACCTCTTGTTTCCGTTCCCATATTACTCTTATGGTCTAGCGTATAAGCTTTAAGACACTTTTAGTATTTCTGCAGCAAATTGCAATACAGGAAAATTTAGGAAGTATCGAATGTTCCATTTTAGTTTCCTTGTCACCATTAGGCATGAGAACAACCTTCTTCTAATTCTATACCAgtcttgaaaatggaaaaactatGTGACTTTCTAAAGCCCTTTAGCCTGTGTTCAAAGAGCAACTAGTTACTTCCTATTATTTTCCTCCTTAGAtctctacaagaaaaaaaaaaaaaaaaaaaacctgcagaaGTGCATctcatgttctttccttctgttattcTGGCTCTGTATCACTGGAAGATAGCAAAGGGCCCCAAACATAGAGATCTCATGCAGAACCATCAAATCCCCAACTTTCTTATCCCCTGCTAAACAAATTTCATaaattatctaaaaatgaaaagacttgtGCTTAGTCACTActctgaaagaaatatttattgcctgaaaatattccattaatCTAAATGCTTGATGCATTTGAAACTTAAAATCCATAAATATATTCCTTCTTCTACTCTTCTCAATTATGTAAAGCCAAAATGAATTAACTTTCATGTAACTGAGAGATGGATCAAGAGTTTTAAGGAAACATCTAGTATGGGATGAATGTCAGTTAATAACagttcagaaacatttttttcacaaaacATAAGGGAGAGTTAATCATatctgggctttttaaaaaatgattctgattgcattgatttttaaaatattgaagggAGAAGCAAAGACATATGTTAAAGTGTATGTTAATACGCTTTTGCAATATTTTAGCTATGAGATAAAGATACCCAGAGTAAAATTAGTATTTTGAGtgagagagtaaaagaaacaaattaaaaagagaaccaaAATGGCAAGACCAAGTGTTAAactgaaaatgggagaaaagaaaaaggaacaataaaGAATGTCCTTGTATGAGACTAAGATTGACAAGAAAGGATATACAAATCTGAGAGGCATATTTAAATCTTGAAATATGCACATCTACAGGACTCTCaataagaataacaaaataaGGATACtaactgtagttaataataatgaGTGTTTACCATATTCCAAATGTAGCTGTATATATCTTATCTATATTATCTAAATTTCTCAGTATAACCCTAagatgtaaatattattttacctGAATTTTGCACATTAAGCAAATTGCTTAAAGACActccaaaaggaaaaagggaaagtgtAAACTCAAAGCCTCTAAGTCAGATCTTGATGTCCAGAATAAGCTGAATGTTGAAATCAGAACCCTGTAAAGATGTATTTTTCCCTGGCAATATAAATTTGGGGATTTCCAGCCTATTTGAAATCACCTTACTTATAAGAATCACTTCATTTataagagagagtgaaagaaaggatTTTCTAGAGAAGAGATTTCAGATGAATAAACAACCACAGGgatgagggggggaaaaaaccatgaaagagaatAGACAAAGCAGTAGGAAGAAATTCAAGGAAATGTGAAATAGTGGGAATAAAGTTGTAAAGAGTTTCTTAAATTAGCAGCTTATAGTCTCGTATGCCACGGAGTTTGAGTTAAGTGAAAACTGAATTTTGTTTAATGAGTGAAACAAAAGGGAGGCTAGTGGTGACCTTGGCTAGAGTAGTTTAAATGTTGCAATACTCAGATGAGTTGATCTACAAATGGTTACTAGGACAGAGGAGACAATTACCATATAGGTGAAATTTAAGCAAAAATGTGTGTAAGTATAATTAAGAAATGGCTAAAACCTCCTAAACCTGATATTGCTAAATGTCATTAGTAATGAGATGGTTGATGGTGTTTCAAACTGAAATAAGActagccaaaaacaaacaaaccaacaaaaaaaccaggGATATGGCTTTTCAACTCTATAAACATACTTCTAACATTCCCTTACTTCTTTCTAATAAATTCTGAATCAAACACATTGCTATGCAATACATCCAAGGAGCAATATGTCATTCCcaaatgtgtttaaaaagaaacaatggaagtTCAGTTTAGAATTTTAGTATCAAGAATCTGCTCTTAAGCAGAATCCTTTGAAGCAAAAAGAGGGCGAAAAGTTCTCAGGatctaaagaatacaaaatagtAGCAGTTAGAGTATGTTAGgacttttattattaaagaaatctataagaggggcgcctggtggctcagtgggttaagccgctgccttcggctcaggtcatgatctcagggtcctgggacccctCAGGGTccagggtcctctgctcagcagggagcctgcttccctctctctctctctctctctctgcctgcctctccatctacttgtgatctctctctgtcaaataaataaataaaatcttaaaaaaaaaaaaagaaatctataagaAAGTACTGAATGAGACATTACAATCCCAGACTTCAGCTTGCAACCTGGAGAGAAATACTTCTTAGCACAAGGATATCCCAGGAAGCATCAAAATATATCACATAGATATTCTATtctgaaagtagaaagaaaatacagcCAAAGGTAAATATTACAATGTTAAATGTGTACCTTTGAAGTAAAATTTCTGTGGTGAAAACCTGAAGAAAAAATTGGACTGTTAACACACTCAaatgaatctttaagaaaatatagccaataaaaatgtcttctttccaaTAAAAATGTCATAAACACACTTCCAAGAAGATGGTCTAAATAAGCTGACACAGGGTAAACTATGCAGTAAGTACTCATTGTCTGTTTAACAACTAACACACATGTAAACTTTAGTACTGGGATTATCTTGCCAAAGaccatttctagtttttcttaaaatcatctcTATGGGAAGTATGTCTGCAGATAGAAAATTTGGGGAGGGCAGAATTGTTGATTCAAAAGCAACTTATggagataggattttttttcaatgatgTTTATAAGATGATATATTAAACTGACACCAAGTATAGCTAAGTTGTAGATTTattagaagcagcagcagaaaataaatatgtgattcaAATGTGAATCGTCAGTTTGTGTGACACCAAGAGGTATTCAAACATCGTCATGTGTTATGTGCTCACTTCTCAACTAACCAGATGTATAGGAATCACTCTCAGATTTACTTCTGTTAAAGTTAGACACCGGCCAGGACTTTGGAGTTCTTCATATAACCTTCTTTATTGTTTCAAGCAGATTGGGCAAAAAACAGTAGTCAAGGATGAGAAACCAAACAGCACTACCAACTTTCATCTTGCTGGGACTGACAGAGGACCCTCGACTGAAAATTTTGctctttatctttctatttctttcctacaTGCTGAGTATATCTGGAAACCTAACCATCATCACCTCACTCTGATTGATTCCCACCTTAAAACACCAATGTACCTTTTCCTCCAAAATTTCTCCTTCTTAGAAATTTCATTCACAACTGCTTGTGTCCCCAGATTCTTATATAGCATATCATCTGGGGACAAGTCCATTACCTATAATGCTTGTGCCAGTCAACTGTTGTTTACAGACCTCTTTGCAGTAACAGAATTTTTTCTCCTGGCCACCAtgtcctatgaccgctatgtaGCCATCTGCAAACCCCTACATTACCTGACCATCATGAGCAATAGAGTTTGCAAGAACTTCATCCTCTTCTGTTGGGTCACAGCACTGATCATCATTCTCCCACCAATTAGTCTAGGTTTGGGCCTGGAATTCTGTGATTCAAACATCATTGATCATTTTTGTTGTGATGCATCTCCTATCCTGAAGATCTCTTGCTCAGACACATGGTTGATAGAACAGATGGTTATCGTCTGTGCTGTGTTGACCTTCATCATCACCCTCATGTGTATAGTTCTTTCCTACATTTATATCATTTGGACCATTCTAAGGTTTccctctgcccagcaaaggaaaaaggCCTTTTCCACTTGTTCTTCCCACATGATTGTTGTTTCCATTACTTATGGCAGCTGCATCTTCATTTATGTCAAACCTTCAGCCAAGGATGAGGTAGCTATTAATAAAGGGATTTCACTTCTTATTACTTCTGTATCACCAATGTTGAATCCCTTTATTTACACACTGAGAAACAAGCAAGTGAAGCAAGCTTTCCAtgactcaattaaaaaaattgcattcCTCTCAATGATGTAAAGGAGAAATGAGTCTATGAATCCAGCTGAAACGAAGGACAAAGAGGCTTCTAAAACAGTTCGTCTCTATATCATTTATTCTCCAGTCATCCAGacactctcactttctttttaaacagcttACTGTGAGCACTATTCCACTTTTTACTCTCCGCTAAAACTAAACTCTGTGCCTATTCGCTCTTAGTGTCTGACAAAAATTGATGTTTGCCAAACATGTCGGATATTATCCCTGAAAACACAGtagactacatttttttttttgccatatttcTACACTGTCAGGTGTGACTATGTAGCCTCTGTTATAGTTAACAGAATGGCTGTGGAAGTGATGGGCACCGTTTTTAAACCTGGCCTATAAAATATCTAATACATGATTCACCAACGCTTTTTCCCCCACCTACCAGCTAGATGCCAGTTTAATGATTTTGTAAAGCTTCACATTGGTGATGAATGAAGCTGATTTTCCATCTCAGCTATAGTCTTCATCCAAAGATGGCAGTCACAGAAAACTTGATAAAGCTTCTTCCTTGCCCCACCTCAACTCAGTTGTCACCAGACTGGACAGGTAAAATATTACAGAACTATCCCTGTCACTTAGTTAAGGGAACCACATTCATAGTTACCTCTATTTTAGCTAAATGGATGAAATTATGACCTCTACTAAAGAATCGCTAGAAGTATGTACTGTTGAATTTAATGGTATGAATATTATGTCTTGACTATTGGCATTCTCCTCCTCAGACACCTATAAATTCAAATCTAGCCCAGAACAACCATATGAGGAAAATAGTAcgaaaataatatatacaaaaaaaataatatgtacgAAGTTGTTAAGTTATAATACTACCCACCCCTCTTTCACATCTCCTGGTCCTATAAACCTCTCCAGTTAAGTCCCCATATTACTTCTTTTCATCTTCACTGTGAGGagacaattatttaaataaaattttatttttatttaaattttgtcaaccatttttttaaaataactagtgTTTAACTGCCCTTTCCAATTTTCAAGGAGTCCATTGCATTGAGAGCATTATGGAATATAATATGTctatataatattttgtttttcttgacccTTTGTGTACATTGGTAAGAGTAAAATATGTAACTGTATCAGAAGGAATATATTCCATATACTCTACAAGGGATTGTGCAAATAGATGTAGTCCCTCAATCTCTTGCAGATTCCCTAAGCTTAAATTTAGTCCCCTGTACAAAGGTTTGCTATTCTAAATCACAATCCTCACTACATTTGGAACTCTTACAAGCTAAGATAAATTGAATAAATCTGAATGAGCATTTTAAGATGTGCATGTTGAGCTAAAGTGGCTTTCTCACACATTACAATTGATATTTCACTAGTAATTCTTTAGTGACATCTTAATAATTGATCTTCATTCATCTTATTCTTTGAAAGTATATTTCTCTGAAGATCTGTCATTAGTTAATCCCTCTTAAGGGGACTTCACCAGGTGATGTCTTCCTTTCTGCTACCATATACCCTGCCCCCTGAGTCCTTGGTCACAGCTTTGACCCAACACTACTAAGGCCAGGCTGTCAC
Proteins encoded in this window:
- the LOC125107211 gene encoding LOW QUALITY PROTEIN: olfactory receptor 6C2-like (The sequence of the model RefSeq protein was modified relative to this genomic sequence to represent the inferred CDS: inserted 1 base in 1 codon) — protein: MRNQTALPTFILLGLTEDPRLKILLFIFLFLSYMLSISGNLTIITXTLIDSHLKTPMYLFLQNFSFLEISFTTACVPRFLYSISSGDKSITYNACASQLLFTDLFAVTEFFLLATMSYDRYVAICKPLHYLTIMSNRVCKNFILFCWVTALIIILPPISLGLGLEFCDSNIIDHFCCDASPILKISCSDTWLIEQMVIVCAVLTFIITLMCIVLSYIYIIWTILRFPSAQQRKKAFSTCSSHMIVVSITYGSCIFIYVKPSAKDEVAINKGISLLITSVSPMLNPFIYTLRNKQVKQAFHDSIKKIAFLSMM